The genomic DNA GAAATGAAAAATAAGAACAATGAAAAAGAAATAACAGTATGTTGATAAAAATGAATTCTAATAAAAAATTTTTCTCAAAAATAGGATTTAATTACTTGATTTATATAATATCCTCATTAATCATTACAATAATCATAGCAAACATAATTGCAGCTACAAAGCCAGAAATTATCAACAACATCAACATATCAACAGTAATTTCAGCCATTTGCAATTATATTTTACCATTACCAATTTTAATACACTTAATGAATAAAATAAAATCAACAAGACCTGAAATCCATAAAATAAACATCAAAACATTTTTGAAATACTTATGTATTACAATTACATTGATGTGGATTGGAAATCTTACAGGAACAATAATAACCACCATTCTTGGTGGAGCTATCCAAAGTGACATTTCAAACCCAATTCAAAACTTAATTAATTCAACAGATATATGGTTAAATCTCCTGTTGATAAGCATTATTGGACCAATTTTTGAAGAATTTTTCTTTAGAAAACTATTAATAGATAGAACAATAGTTTACGGAGCTAAAGTATCCA from Methanobrevibacter sp. includes the following:
- a CDS encoding CPBP family intramembrane metalloprotease; protein product: MNSNKKFFSKIGFNYLIYIISSLIITIIIANIIAATKPEIINNINISTVISAICNYILPLPILIHLMNKIKSTRPEIHKINIKTFLKYLCITITLMWIGNLTGTIITTILGGAIQSDISNPIQNLINSTDIWLNLLLISIIGPIFEEFFFRKLLIDRTIVYGAKVSIILSAVIFGLVHGNLNQFFYSALIGGFLGYVYIKTGRITYTIALHMIINLIGSVVSLSLNNSISSLSTGTINPIALIFVISYFTMLIISLFIGISSIWDYKKAKFNGEKTEINLKNPLKTVFLNTGMICFVLFFIIKMILQAIS